A single window of Helicobacter pylori DNA harbors:
- a CDS encoding ABC transporter ATP-binding protein — protein MNAINNQVLIEVKDLHSAFGSTIIHRGVSFSVHKGEVMAILGGSGSGKSTLLRCMILLNRPTKGEVLLFGEDIWKLKEREQQKIFNRCGICFQFGALYSSLTVLENVGVMLEQYGAYSKKIVEEISKMWIERVGLPPRAYHLYPYELSGGMKKRVGIARAMATNPEILFLDEPTSGLDPYSAGKFDELIMTLKESLQLTVVMITHDLDSVHDCVDRFIMLKDGLLEFNGDLKDFIKKAQTQGLDEGNLFNSTRGEKFWKGM, from the coding sequence ATGAACGCTATTAACAATCAAGTCTTAATTGAAGTGAAGGATCTCCATAGCGCTTTTGGGAGCACCATTATTCACAGGGGCGTGAGTTTTAGCGTGCATAAGGGCGAAGTGATGGCGATTTTAGGGGGTTCAGGGAGCGGTAAAAGCACGCTTTTAAGGTGCATGATCTTGCTCAATCGCCCTACAAAGGGGGAAGTGTTGCTTTTTGGGGAAGATATATGGAAACTTAAAGAAAGAGAGCAGCAAAAGATTTTTAACCGCTGTGGGATTTGCTTCCAGTTTGGGGCGCTCTATAGCTCTTTAACCGTTTTAGAAAATGTGGGCGTGATGCTAGAGCAATACGGCGCTTATTCTAAAAAAATTGTTGAAGAAATTTCTAAAATGTGGATTGAAAGAGTGGGTTTGCCCCCTAGGGCTTACCACCTTTACCCCTATGAATTGAGCGGGGGGATGAAAAAGCGCGTGGGTATAGCTAGGGCTATGGCGACTAATCCGGAAATCTTATTTTTAGATGAGCCAACAAGCGGGCTGGATCCTTATAGTGCGGGCAAATTTGATGAACTCATCATGACGCTCAAAGAGAGCTTACAGCTTACGGTGGTGATGATTACGCATGATTTGGACTCCGTGCATGATTGCGTGGATCGATTCATCATGCTCAAAGACGGGCTATTAGAATTTAATGGGGATTTAAAAGATTTTATCAAAAAAGCTCAAACTCAAGGGCTAGATGAAGGCAATTTATTCAATTCAACACGAGGAGAGAAATTTTGGAAAGGCATGTGA
- a CDS encoding META domain-containing protein has product MNLRLAGASVLTACVFSGCFFLKMFDKKLSSNDWHIQKVEMNHQVYDIETMLADSAFREHEEEQDSSLNTALPEDKTAIEAKEQEQKEKRKRWYELFKKKPKPKSSMGEFVFDQKENRIYGKGYCNRYFASYVWQGDRHIGIEYSGISRKVCKDEHLMAFELEFMENFKGNFTVTKGKDTLILDNQKMKIYLKTP; this is encoded by the coding sequence TTGAATTTACGATTGGCTGGAGCAAGCGTTTTAACGGCTTGTGTCTTTTCGGGGTGTTTTTTCTTAAAAATGTTTGATAAAAAACTTTCTAGTAACGATTGGCATATCCAAAAAGTAGAAATGAACCATCAAGTCTATGACATTGAAACCATGCTCGCTGATAGCGCTTTTAGAGAGCATGAAGAAGAGCAAGATTCCTCTCTAAATACCGCTTTGCCTGAAGATAAAACAGCGATTGAAGCCAAAGAGCAAGAGCAAAAAGAAAAAAGAAAACGCTGGTATGAGCTTTTTAAAAAGAAACCAAAGCCCAAAAGCTCTATGGGAGAGTTTGTGTTTGATCAAAAAGAAAATCGTATTTATGGCAAAGGCTATTGCAACCGGTATTTTGCCAGCTATGTATGGCAGGGCGATAGGCACATTGGGATTGAATATAGCGGGATTTCAAGAAAAGTGTGTAAAGATGAGCATTTAATGGCGTTTGAATTGGAATTTATGGAGAATTTTAAGGGTAATTTTACGGTAACTAAGGGCAAGGATACACTCATTTTAGACAACCAAAAAATGAAAATTTATTTGAAAACGCCTTGA
- a CDS encoding cytochrome-c peroxidase, with protein MKKSILLGVCLAFSCAHALNDLELIKKARESQLEPMPMGKALKEYQIKKTRDVGIGAKNSEIMTSAQVELGKMLYFDPRISTSYLVSCNTCHNLGLGGVDLVPSTIGSQWKKNPHLLSSPTVYNSVFNDVQFWDGRVTHLNEQAQGPIQSSFEMGADPKVVVEKINSMPGYVKLFRKAYGSRVKIDFKLIADSIAMFEATLITPSRYDDFLRGNPKALSKAEKEGLDLFISKGCVACHNGINLGGTMQPFGVVKPYKFANVGDFKGDKNGLVKVPTLRNITETMPYFHNGQFWDVKDAIKEMGSIQLGIEISDAEAKKIETFFGALKGKKPKIIYPELPIMTDKTPKPSF; from the coding sequence ATGAAAAAATCCATTTTGTTGGGCGTTTGCTTGGCCTTTTCTTGCGCTCATGCCTTGAACGATTTAGAATTGATCAAAAAAGCGAGGGAAAGCCAGTTAGAACCCATGCCTATGGGCAAAGCGCTCAAAGAATACCAAATCAAAAAAACCAGAGATGTGGGTATTGGTGCTAAAAACAGCGAAATCATGACCTCCGCTCAAGTGGAATTAGGCAAAATGCTCTATTTTGATCCTAGGATTTCCACTTCCTATCTCGTGTCTTGCAACACATGCCATAATCTGGGCTTAGGTGGGGTGGATTTAGTCCCAAGCACTATAGGTTCTCAATGGAAGAAAAACCCCCACCTTTTAAGCTCCCCAACGGTGTATAACTCTGTGTTTAACGATGTGCAGTTTTGGGATGGCAGGGTTACGCATTTAAACGAACAAGCGCAAGGGCCGATTCAGTCTTCTTTTGAAATGGGGGCTGACCCTAAAGTGGTGGTAGAAAAAATCAATTCCATGCCAGGCTATGTCAAGCTCTTTAGAAAAGCCTATGGCTCTAGAGTCAAAATTGATTTTAAATTGATCGCTGATAGTATCGCTATGTTTGAAGCCACGCTCATTACCCCAAGCCGCTATGATGATTTTTTAAGGGGCAATCCTAAAGCGCTCAGTAAGGCCGAAAAAGAGGGGCTGGATTTATTCATTTCTAAAGGCTGTGTGGCTTGCCATAACGGCATCAATCTTGGGGGGACGATGCAACCTTTTGGGGTGGTCAAACCTTATAAATTCGCTAATGTGGGCGATTTCAAAGGCGATAAAAACGGGCTTGTGAAAGTGCCTACTTTAAGGAATATCACCGAAACGATGCCTTATTTCCATAACGGGCAATTCTGGGATGTCAAGGATGCGATTAAAGAAATGGGCTCTATCCAGTTAGGCATTGAAATCAGCGATGCAGAAGCGAAAAAAATTGAAACTTTCTTTGGAGCCTTAAAGGGTAAAAAACCTAAAATAATCTACCCAGAACTCCCCATAATGACAGACAAAACCCCTAAACCCTCTTTTTGA
- a CDS encoding MlaD family protein — protein MERHVNYTLIGGLFFLCLVCMVGFILWLGHLGLDDGKYYEYVVYTDKDLGGIATNSPINYKGIQVGNVIKVGFAKDKVGVVRLDLMIKSSVKIRKDSKVAVSSRGFMGLKFLALEQSHNEEFYGSGDKGERILIFKEGLMDRLSGDANQVVQEVMKAIRNVNRILDDENVEKFKHILASVDDLIANLDSRKTQFDSLINNANNLVSNVNNVALDVDKRVKQGQYDFKAMFTPLIMQAQLSLRNIDNFVEKGSALIDKFDANPYKTIFGERK, from the coding sequence TTGGAAAGGCATGTGAATTACACTTTAATCGGCGGGCTCTTCTTTTTATGCTTAGTGTGCATGGTAGGCTTTATTTTATGGCTAGGCCATTTGGGCTTAGATGACGGAAAGTATTATGAATATGTGGTCTATACGGACAAAGACTTGGGAGGCATTGCGACCAACTCGCCCATTAATTACAAAGGGATTCAAGTGGGTAATGTTATTAAGGTGGGTTTTGCAAAGGATAAAGTGGGGGTGGTCCGTTTGGATTTGATGATCAAATCCAGCGTTAAGATCCGTAAAGACTCCAAAGTGGCGGTTTCTTCTAGAGGGTTTATGGGGTTAAAATTTTTAGCCTTAGAGCAAAGCCACAATGAAGAATTTTATGGTAGTGGCGATAAAGGGGAGCGGATTTTAATCTTTAAAGAAGGGCTTATGGATCGCTTGAGCGGTGATGCTAATCAAGTGGTGCAAGAAGTGATGAAAGCGATTAGGAATGTGAATAGGATTTTAGACGATGAAAATGTGGAAAAATTCAAGCACATTCTCGCTTCAGTAGATGATCTCATCGCTAATTTGGATTCAAGAAAGACTCAATTTGATTCCTTGATCAACAACGCTAACAACCTTGTTTCTAATGTCAATAACGTGGCTTTAGATGTGGATAAACGCGTCAAACAGGGGCAATACGACTTTAAGGCGATGTTCACTCCTTTAATCATGCAAGCGCAGTTGAGCTTAAGAAACATTGATAATTTTGTGGAAAAAGGCTCTGCTTTGATAGACAAATTTGACGCTAACCCCTATAAAACGATTTTTGGAGAAAGGAAATAA